From Chrysemys picta bellii isolate R12L10 chromosome 1, ASM1138683v2, whole genome shotgun sequence:
CGTCAAGTGAAGGACTTTCCACAACCTGCCTGGGCCTCTGctccattgtcctcctgttcGTACTGTTGGGAAGTTTATCAGACAttaaatctaaatctgctgtgctgtagtttgaacctctTACCTCTTGATCTATGTGGCAATGTTCCTGAATATGTttaatggcagcctttcaagtatctcaagactgctgtcatgtccccccttaatcctcccttttccaaactaaacatactcttttccttcagcctttgctcgtatggcttgcattccatcctgtGGATCGTCTTTGTCACTCTCATCTGGATCCttttcagtttctctacatccttcttATGTAGTGGagacccaaactggacacaatgctccagctgaggtctaaccagaGCCAAGAAAAGTGCTGCTATCTCCTCCCGTGAcgtgcatgctatgcctctgttaatgcaaatgaaaattgtatttgctcttttttcctatagcaaaaaaaaaaatcacactcctgagagatgtagcaGGAGGTCTACCGAAGAATTCTTCATCGACCTAGGTACCACCTCTCAGAGGTAGATTACGTACGCTGACAGGAGTACCCCCACCGAAGTACCCATGGTGCTGTTGGCGGTGGAAATGGGGTCACTGTTGAGGATAGCATCCAACTCCTTATAAAAATGGCAGGTCTGTGGCACAGCACCGGAGATactgtttgcctcccttgccttctggatCATGTGCCACAGCTCCTTCACCTttgctgtgcactgcagtgtgtcctgatcACAGCTCTTTTCCCACACACTGCACAAAATCTGCCCTTTGCTATTGACATTCCTATGGccggagcgcagctgggactgcacggcctcctctccccaaatactgAGCGGATCCAGCAGCTCCGCAGTGTCCCAAGCGTGGAGCTGCCATGGCCACCTGGGAAGGTGTGATGTGAGCACTccacaccgagcaaacaggaagaggaatttcaaaatCCCAGAGCCcttaaagggggaggggcagaaagtgTTTGCCTTGATGCAGGGGAGAGGAGTTGAAACTGGTCACCAGAGCACTCAGGatgggcaacagagggtcctgtgacacctttaagactaacagaagtattgggagcataagctttcgtgggtaagaacctcacttcttcagatgcaagtagtgCATGTGaagaatcttgcatctgaagaagtgaggttcttacccatgaaagtttatgctcccaatacttctgttagtcttaaaggtgccacaggaccctctgttgctttttacagattcagactaacacggctacccctctgatacaggatgGGCAatgtatgctcccaatacttctgttagagCGACCaatctgttcccccccccccccccgagaacagcctccagtagtgCATGTAGTTTTTATATTCACAAtgtctctccatccaggtatTTGTACTGCGACCATCACCCTAGACCCTGGGCACATAGAGGAAGTCAGGGGAACATACGGTGCCTGCAAGAGACACCATTCTGCCTCAAagttggacaccttctcccctatTCCATGTCAGAGTCCAACACAACCGagttcaccaacccctccaccttcatcctgcagggcattcctggcctggaggtggcccatgtctggatctccatccccttctgcaccatgtacatcatagccatcttggggaacttttCTATCCTGTTCACTGTGAAGATGGAGCtgagcctccatgagcccatgtactatttcctctgcatgctggctgtcaaTGACTTGGTTGTATATACATCCACCCTGCCCAAAATGCTGGCAATTTTCTGGTTCCATTCCAGGGAGAtcaatttcagtgcctgcctcacccagatgttcttcattCACTGCAACTTagtgatggagtctgggatcctcgtagccatggctttggatcgctacgtggccatctgccatcccctgagacattccaccatcctgacaaaccccCTGGTGGCCAAGATTGTTCTGGCTGTGGTGCTGCGTGGTTGCATAGTTGTAttgcccattcccttcctggcaaggcagtggccttattgcagaaccaacatcatcccccagcCATACTGCGCACACATAGCTGTGGTGAACCTGGCCTGTTCCGACACCCGTGTTAGCAGTTACTACGGCCTCTTTGTGCAATTCTGTGTGATGGGTCTGGATGGGATTTGTATCGGGGTGTCCTacacccagatcctcagggccatcttcatcCTTCCCACAAAAGACGCGCGGCTCAAGACTTTGGGGACCTGTGGCTCCCACCTTTTTCTCATTTCAGCCTTTTACATGCCAAGTGTCATCATCTCCCTCATGAACAGATTTGCCCAAAATGTGCCCCTGAATTTCCATGTTCTCATTGCTACGGTGTCTGTCTTGAtgccccccatgctaaaccccatcatatatggtgtgaggaccaaacagatccgggacaggctACTCCACCTCTTTACTCATAAAGAGACCTAaagttttctcctggtgctctggctctcagaccgaggtctgtgcagagctgcctggtgaTGTGGTGCTGGGCCCCCTTCCCTGAATCATTGACTGGCCTGTCAAAGTGACAATAAAccctttcctggccttgctgtgcTGTGTCAGCGTGACAAACTGAGGAATCTTTTTGTGTACAACTCAATGTCTCATAGGATTGCCACCTTTCTAAACACTGTAAACTGGACCTCTGAggccccacaccctgccctgcctaTTCCACAaggccctgacccctgacccaCCTCTTTCCACAAGGCCGCTTCCGctgtcccatttctcccccaggccccactcccttCTCCACCTCTTACCCCAAAGCCCAACCCCTGTTACTCGCTCCCCTCCTCTCCAACCCCATCCACTTGCTAGATCATCTccaccttcctctcccctccagccttggctccctctgctccggggctgggatgggatctgctgcagcctggcaaGTAACTGGCAGTGAGGACGTAGTGCTGGGTCCAACTGGCCATGCTGTAGCAGAGTGGGAAGTCAGGAAACTGTAAAAAAACAGCTGAgggttgggagcagggctgtgatGCAGTAAAAGCTTGTGGGCCCTAAAGTTCAGCTGTAAAGTCCTGAGGGCAGACACCTTTGTGATGCTTATTTCCTTAGCTTTCAGCGATTGTCTCaatttgcagtgggagaggtctaggttggatattaggaaacactatttcactaggagggtggtgaagcactggaatgggttacctggggagctggtggaatctccacccttagAAGTATTTAAGTACCAGCTTGACAAAACCCTaggtgggatgatttagctggggttgttcctgatttgagcagggggttggactagatacctcctgaggtcccttccaatcctaatcttctatgatttgttCCTCCTTTCTGGGGACCTGTAgctggcagggttccagcaatAGGGATTGGCTGGGGGTCCTTTGCCCTGAGCCAGGCCTCGTGAGCAGGGCAAGGGATCAGCTTTGAAGCTAGGAGGACAGCAGGTGAGAGAGGCAGAAGGGTCAGCCCCTGTGTACGCTGGGAAGGCGGGATGCTGGGCAGATGCCGGGGTGGCTGTGATAgctcatctgtaaaagggggataccTCCTGGGAGGAGTGAGCAATACTGTGTGTAGAACCTATCAACAGTAAATTCTGTCCATGTGTGACCGTGGTTCAGTGGGACATGGCTGAGGGTGCCAAactcaggacaaactgctgacaTAGAAGGTAGACTCACCCCAGGATGGTGGTTATTCTATGATTGCATTATAACAAGCCAGTAACAAACATAAAcgtctgtctcaccacactggttaactaGACACATCCCAGTCCTTGGCTCCCCACCCGGACGCCAGACTCCATGGTGAGCAGTCAGTGAAAACCAATTTCCACCACACATAGGGGCCTTCTAATCTGAAGAGACCAGCCACTtatccaggtcaatatataactcagatcccaATAATCCCACTTCTGACATCCCTTTACCTatttaaaactaaaggtttaataataaaagaaaacagGAAGAGTTATAAATCAGATACATCCAAGTCGTTTTTCAGTGTTCAGAGATCAGCATCACagaagtgatggaataaactgctagcttgcaaaagtctctcttgAAATAACCAAAGCAGGTTGGGGGTCATTAGTCCTTGTTCAGAGCTTCCTTGTTAGAAACCCAGTGCAGCAAAATGAAGACAATACAGAGATGTCTCGGAGGACCTTTTATAGCCTCTGCCCTGTGCTTGgaattttactgtcccaaacaaagcccataCCAGTACATCACCAATATCAATAACATCGGACACAAAGATGATATATGCATATacacaggataatcatacttaggaAATCAGAACTTTTCCTTTGAAACCTGACaggacatactttgtacaacatttgttgcaattatataaccgTGGTAGCAAGACTGATAAAAACGGTCATATTctatcatacagcatcacacaaTACTCTCGTCCCCTGATGGTGCAACAGCTGCTAGCCACCTAAGACAGGTCCATCGCCTGGGCTCTAGCAGGGCAAGCAGTTTGGACACTAGAGCCATTGGACAACTGGAAGAGGAGATAAAAATCTGTTTTGCCACAGGGAGCCTGGTCCTTGTACAAAGAAAGGAGGAAAGAGTTCTTTAAAAGTGAGAGGTGGAAGTCTGTGAACTTGGTTGTTTCCTCCA
This genomic window contains:
- the LOC135972415 gene encoding olfactory receptor 52B2-like, with amino-acid sequence MSESNTTEFTNPSTFILQGIPGLEVAHVWISIPFCTMYIIAILGNFSILFTVKMELSLHEPMYYFLCMLAVNDLVVYTSTLPKMLAIFWFHSREINFSACLTQMFFIHCNLVMESGILVAMALDRYVAICHPLRHSTILTNPLVAKIVLAVVLRGCIVVLPIPFLARQWPYCRTNIIPQPYCAHIAVVNLACSDTRVSSYYGLFVQFCVMGLDGICIGVSYTQILRAIFILPTKDARLKTLGTCGSHLFLISAFYMPSVIISLMNRFAQNVPLNFHVLIATVSVLMPPMLNPIIYGVRTKQIRDRLLHLFTHKET